A genome region from Prochlorococcus marinus CUG1417 includes the following:
- a CDS encoding hemagglutinin gives MELRFFPINIFRETPKVTFFDAGIDSSNGSDVVIHSGEAISPPDDLKDEQYYVHNHQIDHNLVITGEREFVLINPSWDEPHHVIYLNRSMGALEIPIGTYHRSISGKEGSIVLNQSKRDKSFDPAEEFIPQKLDKINLIKARKSPPVYWIYENNKIKRFHFNPLERKVKTLV, from the coding sequence ATGGAATTAAGATTCTTCCCAATAAATATTTTTAGAGAGACTCCAAAAGTCACATTCTTTGATGCAGGCATAGATAGTTCTAATGGTTCTGATGTTGTGATCCATTCTGGGGAAGCTATATCTCCTCCAGATGATTTAAAAGATGAGCAATATTACGTTCACAATCATCAAATTGATCATAATTTAGTTATCACCGGAGAAAGGGAATTTGTTTTAATAAATCCTTCCTGGGATGAACCTCATCATGTGATTTATTTAAATAGATCTATGGGAGCATTAGAAATTCCTATAGGAACTTATCACAGATCTATCTCGGGGAAAGAAGGTAGTATTGTTTTAAACCAATCTAAAAGAGATAAATCTTTTGATCCTGCTGAAGAATTTATCCCTCAAAAATTAGACAAAATTAATTTAATTAAGGCAAGAAAAAGTCCCCCTGTTTATTGGATTTACGAAAATAACAAAATCAAAAGGTTTCATTTTAATCCTCTAGAAAGAAAAGTTAAAACTCTTGTTTGA
- a CDS encoding LOG family protein codes for MNLIINSDTYKLAHEDIGLLSRNEMRGVRMLLEITKPDLILEENKILSTIIIFGGASIAEESNTKKRIENIKELIKKNHKSILLKRNLNRLENLLLMSNYYQSAREFSKLASINSQNKNCNSHVIVTGGGPGIMEAANRGAFDANCKSIGLNINLPNEQIPNAFITPGLCFKFNYFALRKIHFVMRSVAAVFFPGGFGTLDELFELLTLCQTGMKTKIPIILFGREYWNKIINFEYLADLGLIEDEHLNLFKYADTASEAWKIIKSSKTN; via the coding sequence ATGAATTTAATTATTAATTCTGATACTTATAAATTGGCTCACGAAGATATTGGCCTGCTGAGCCGAAATGAAATGCGTGGAGTCAGAATGCTTCTTGAAATTACTAAACCAGATTTAATCCTTGAAGAAAATAAAATTCTTTCAACCATAATTATTTTTGGAGGCGCAAGCATTGCAGAAGAATCAAATACAAAAAAGAGAATTGAAAATATAAAAGAATTAATTAAAAAAAATCATAAATCGATACTTCTGAAACGAAATTTAAATAGATTAGAAAATTTGCTTCTAATGAGTAATTACTATCAATCTGCAAGGGAATTTTCTAAACTTGCGTCAATTAATAGTCAAAATAAAAACTGTAATTCTCATGTGATTGTTACAGGTGGGGGGCCAGGAATTATGGAAGCTGCTAATAGAGGTGCATTTGATGCAAATTGTAAGTCTATAGGGTTAAATATCAATCTCCCTAATGAACAAATACCAAATGCTTTTATAACTCCCGGTCTTTGCTTTAAATTTAATTATTTTGCATTAAGAAAGATCCATTTTGTTATGCGATCAGTAGCAGCCGTATTTTTTCCTGGAGGTTTTGGAACACTAGATGAATTATTTGAACTATTGACACTTTGTCAAACAGGAATGAAAACTAAAATCCCAATCATACTTTTTGGTAGAGAGTATTGGAATAAGATAATAAACTTTGAATATTTAGCTGATCTTGGATTAATTGAAGATGAACATTTAAATCTTTTCAAATATGCAGATACTGCATCAGAGGCATGGAAAATTATCAAATCATCAAAAACTAACTAA
- a CDS encoding heat-labile enterotoxin alpha chain has product MKHLFIALLSLFFISFEAFSDERQREIEYKAINLVIKKYGKGLENRLKGTGVNPSYRSWYENDCFVSIAAGTFHEKKWSAMQWFSVNVCSDSAEIMEDE; this is encoded by the coding sequence ATGAAACATTTATTTATTGCATTATTATCCCTTTTTTTTATATCTTTTGAAGCATTTTCTGATGAAAGGCAAAGAGAAATTGAGTATAAAGCTATAAATCTTGTAATTAAAAAATATGGGAAAGGTTTAGAAAACAGATTAAAAGGAACCGGAGTAAATCCCAGTTATCGAAGTTGGTATGAGAATGATTGTTTTGTAAGTATTGCTGCTGGTACATTCCACGAAAAAAAATGGTCAGCCATGCAGTGGTTTAGCGTTAATGTCTGCTCTGATTCTGCTGAAATAATGGAGGATGAATAA
- a CDS encoding EVE domain-containing protein gives MPQQEPSYWLMKSEPNAYSIDNLKNEGVTLWDGIRNYQARNFMRKMIKGDKVFFYHSNCNPPGIVGLMEVIEINIVDPTQFDKNSKYFDPKSKPDNPRWDCVKVKYLSKSNKILSLPELKILFNEEDLLVVKKGNRLSIVPVQNQVAQILLEKI, from the coding sequence ATGCCACAACAGGAACCTAGCTACTGGCTAATGAAAAGTGAGCCTAATGCTTACAGCATCGATAATTTAAAAAATGAAGGGGTAACTTTATGGGATGGGATAAGAAATTACCAAGCTCGAAATTTCATGAGAAAAATGATTAAAGGAGATAAGGTTTTTTTCTATCATTCAAACTGCAACCCCCCTGGCATTGTTGGGCTTATGGAGGTCATAGAAATTAATATTGTAGATCCTACCCAGTTTGATAAAAATTCAAAGTATTTTGATCCAAAATCGAAACCTGATAATCCCAGATGGGATTGCGTGAAAGTAAAATACTTATCTAAGTCAAATAAGATTCTAAGTTTACCTGAATTAAAGATTTTATTTAATGAAGAGGATTTATTGGTTGTAAAAAAAGGAAATAGGTTATCTATAGTACCTGTCCAAAATCAAGTAGCACAAATACTATTAGAAAAGATATAA
- a CDS encoding DUF2811 domain-containing protein produces MQELKYEENPIVLNPKDEVISFKCELQENLQKAMQIFVEEHPNWDQYRIIQAAIAGFLMQKGFQNRDLTRLYIGNMFSMNFKD; encoded by the coding sequence ATGCAAGAGTTAAAGTATGAAGAAAATCCAATAGTCTTAAATCCAAAAGATGAAGTAATTAGTTTTAAATGTGAACTTCAAGAAAATCTTCAGAAGGCTATGCAAATATTTGTTGAGGAACATCCTAATTGGGATCAATATAGGATAATACAAGCAGCTATCGCGGGGTTTTTGATGCAAAAAGGTTTTCAAAATAGAGATTTAACGCGCCTCTATATTGGAAATATGTTTTCAATGAACTTTAAAGATTAA
- a CDS encoding DUF1818 family protein — translation MVEHQKKWRLLKDFKKGKFCFLIGVDNWSIELQKSEFHSLYLLLIKIHKQLSDIMNELMDEECISLELEQLPWYIELEGKKNEWNLRFVFESQDQTRSFEMYWPIPIAQKLFYEIKKMWESMD, via the coding sequence TTGGTAGAACACCAAAAAAAATGGAGATTACTAAAAGATTTTAAAAAAGGCAAATTTTGCTTTTTGATTGGTGTTGATAATTGGTCAATTGAATTACAAAAAAGTGAATTCCATTCACTTTATCTTTTACTGATAAAAATTCATAAACAACTATCAGATATCATGAATGAATTAATGGATGAGGAATGTATTTCTTTAGAATTAGAACAACTGCCCTGGTATATTGAGTTAGAAGGAAAAAAGAATGAGTGGAATTTAAGATTTGTTTTTGAAAGTCAAGATCAAACTAGATCTTTTGAAATGTATTGGCCGATACCAATAGCACAAAAATTATTCTATGAAATAAAAAAAATGTGGGAATCAATGGATTAA
- a CDS encoding DNA-directed RNA polymerase subunit omega, producing MNISNNVGIDSNDLAKRGESLIRKSTNRYLTTVRIAFRAKQRRFDDFDGLLEESTIKPVQRSIIELSDEQDQPDLIPG from the coding sequence ATGAACATATCAAATAATGTAGGAATTGACTCAAATGATCTAGCAAAAAGAGGTGAGAGTTTAATAAGAAAATCAACTAATAGATACTTAACTACTGTGAGAATTGCTTTCAGAGCTAAACAAAGGCGTTTTGATGATTTTGACGGACTATTAGAAGAATCAACTATTAAACCTGTTCAAAGATCAATAATAGAACTAAGCGATGAACAAGACCAACCAGATTTAATTCCTGGTTAA
- a CDS encoding Hsp70 family protein: protein MEKILFGTLAIDLGNTNTVIAFQDQKDINAVLIEIPNITSSPGVIPTAVWFEEPSKTLKIGISALKMRDNSNSDLFFHSNFKRLIGNPIEKTNKKNILGPNECGEKFFKFLWAKIPQKYEIKRLVLTAPIDTYKGYREWLVNLCSEISVDEIALVDEPTAASLGINLPLGSKIMTLDIGGSTIDMNIVKIEGGEGRSAPIAELLKFKGSDVSSISKQKIRCAEIISKTGSKIGGKDIDQWIVDYFIPENEYAINLLKAEEIKCKLSSSAIKNENKYPTKLLVKGYQEKEFYLSKEMFEEIIIENNLLNHLNSLLKDLLNEARGKFCTVNDLSAIILVGGGTQIPLIKEWISKKISKVEIKSPPPIETIALGALAMTPGVKIKDILNRGISIRLFNRRDQKHFWHPIFFKGQTWPTETPFKLILQASKNNQKIFEIIIGETKQEREYDVVFENGLPKLSEFQSEEQTIKWDKKPHKIELKNKSNLGEDNLKLFFKITKEANLLVKCFDISDEFLGEYNLGNIF, encoded by the coding sequence ATGGAAAAAATCTTATTTGGAACGCTGGCTATTGATTTGGGAAATACTAATACTGTAATTGCTTTTCAAGATCAAAAAGATATAAATGCTGTTTTAATTGAAATACCAAATATTACATCATCTCCAGGAGTTATACCTACAGCAGTTTGGTTCGAAGAACCATCGAAAACTTTGAAGATCGGAATTAGTGCTTTAAAGATGAGAGACAACTCTAATTCGGATTTATTTTTTCATTCGAATTTTAAAAGATTAATTGGAAATCCTATTGAAAAAACTAACAAAAAAAATATCTTAGGCCCAAATGAATGTGGCGAGAAATTTTTTAAATTTTTGTGGGCAAAAATTCCTCAAAAATATGAAATTAAGAGACTTGTCTTAACTGCTCCAATTGATACTTACAAGGGTTATAGAGAATGGTTAGTTAACCTTTGTAGTGAAATATCTGTAGATGAAATAGCGCTAGTTGATGAGCCTACTGCGGCAAGCTTAGGGATTAATTTACCACTTGGCTCAAAAATCATGACTTTAGATATTGGAGGAAGCACAATAGACATGAATATAGTCAAAATAGAGGGAGGGGAAGGGAGGTCTGCACCAATAGCTGAACTTTTAAAATTTAAAGGTAGTGATGTCAGCTCAATATCAAAACAAAAAATCAGATGTGCTGAAATAATTAGTAAAACAGGCTCAAAAATTGGCGGGAAAGATATTGATCAATGGATTGTTGATTATTTTATTCCAGAAAATGAATATGCAATTAATCTTTTAAAGGCAGAAGAAATAAAATGTAAACTCAGCTCATCTGCAATCAAAAATGAAAATAAGTATCCAACAAAATTATTAGTTAAGGGGTATCAAGAAAAAGAGTTTTACCTAAGTAAAGAAATGTTTGAAGAAATTATTATTGAGAATAATCTCCTTAATCACCTTAACTCCTTACTGAAAGATTTATTAAATGAAGCGAGAGGCAAATTTTGCACAGTAAACGACTTAAGTGCAATTATTTTGGTTGGAGGGGGGACTCAAATACCTTTAATTAAAGAATGGATATCAAAAAAGATATCTAAAGTCGAAATAAAATCGCCACCTCCTATTGAAACAATAGCTTTAGGAGCTTTAGCAATGACGCCAGGTGTAAAAATTAAAGATATTTTAAATAGAGGAATATCTATAAGATTATTTAATAGAAGAGATCAAAAACATTTTTGGCATCCTATCTTTTTCAAAGGCCAAACATGGCCAACTGAAACCCCATTTAAACTGATCCTTCAAGCAAGTAAAAATAATCAGAAAATATTTGAAATAATTATTGGAGAAACAAAACAAGAAAGAGAATATGATGTGGTTTTTGAAAATGGATTACCAAAATTATCAGAGTTTCAAAGTGAAGAGCAAACTATAAAGTGGGATAAAAAACCACACAAAATCGAACTTAAAAATAAATCCAATCTAGGTGAAGACAACTTAAAACTTTTCTTCAAGATTACTAAAGAAGCTAATTTGTTAGTTAAGTGTTTCGATATTAGTGATGAATTTTTAGGCGAATATAATTTAGGAAATATCTTCTAA
- the pyrR gene encoding bifunctional pyr operon transcriptional regulator/uracil phosphoribosyltransferase PyrR: MSKKTKKIVILTEVELRKTISRLTCEIIEKVKNLDNLLLVGIPTRGINLAEVLEKELFCMTGLKIKKGIIDPTFYRDDQNRVGTRLIRATDIPTPIEKQEILLIDDVIYTGRTIRAAMDSLYSWGRPQRVMLLVMVDRGHRELPIQPDFCGKKVPTSKNESISVRLKNIDNEEGVFLD; encoded by the coding sequence ATGTCCAAGAAAACAAAAAAGATCGTAATACTAACTGAAGTTGAACTTAGAAAAACTATTTCGCGTTTAACTTGCGAAATTATTGAAAAAGTCAAAAACTTAGATAACCTTCTTTTGGTTGGTATTCCTACTAGAGGCATTAATCTGGCCGAAGTATTAGAAAAAGAATTATTTTGCATGACAGGTTTAAAAATAAAAAAAGGAATAATTGATCCAACTTTCTATAGAGATGATCAAAATAGAGTTGGGACTCGACTAATAAGAGCAACCGATATTCCAACTCCTATTGAGAAACAAGAAATTCTACTAATAGATGATGTTATTTATACAGGGAGAACAATTAGAGCTGCAATGGATTCTTTGTATTCATGGGGTAGACCTCAAAGAGTGATGTTGTTAGTAATGGTAGATAGAGGCCATAGAGAATTACCTATTCAACCGGATTTTTGTGGCAAAAAAGTTCCTACTAGTAAAAATGAAAGTATTAGTGTACGTCTAAAAAATATTGATAATGAAGAAGGAGTTTTTTTGGATTAG
- the gpmI gene encoding 2,3-bisphosphoglycerate-independent phosphoglycerate mutase — MSKISSKNIKRLSVPQSPVVLAILDGWGYRKEKPDNAIKSANTPIMDSLWHAYPHTLIGASGSDVGLPDGQMGNSEVGHLTIGSGRIIQQELVRISNIVKNNQLGLVNELRELADSLKKNNSTLHITGLCSDGGVHSHIDHLLGLIKWAYDNKLKKVAIHIITDGRDTPAKSASKYLNQIESCIKKFNVGEIASICGRYWIMDRNLLWDRTEKAYSNLTDPDIQITNISPKDYIEKSYAKNITDEFIEPIRMSENYLKDGDSLICFNFRPDRARQIVKSLAVKEFSEFERKNYPNLDFVTFTQYDPNFPVKVAFPPESLNNFIGQIVSENGLKQYRTAETEKYPHVTYFFNGGVEIPLPGEERHLVPSPRVATYDMEPEMSAEELTNSCSKAIKSGNYAFIVINFANPDMVGHTGNMDATIKAIEKVDKCIGQIVNATGEMGGSIIITADHGNAEVMKGSEGEPWTAHTTNKVPLILIEGEKRKIPNMGNEINLRENAGLADIAPTLLQLLNLPIPREMTGKTLIQEIELKGYNKVVQHV, encoded by the coding sequence ATGTCAAAGATTAGCAGCAAAAATATAAAAAGATTAAGTGTTCCTCAGAGCCCTGTAGTTCTTGCAATACTAGATGGATGGGGGTATAGAAAAGAAAAACCAGATAATGCTATAAAAAGTGCCAATACACCAATCATGGACTCATTGTGGCATGCCTACCCTCACACCCTTATAGGTGCTAGCGGATCTGATGTAGGCCTCCCAGATGGTCAAATGGGCAATTCAGAGGTAGGTCACCTTACCATTGGCTCGGGAAGAATAATACAACAAGAACTTGTAAGGATTTCAAATATTGTAAAAAATAATCAATTAGGCTTGGTAAATGAGTTAAGAGAGTTGGCTGATTCATTAAAGAAAAATAATTCTACTTTGCATATCACGGGATTATGTTCCGATGGAGGAGTTCATAGTCATATCGATCATTTATTAGGCTTAATTAAATGGGCATATGATAATAAACTTAAAAAAGTTGCAATCCACATCATTACTGATGGAAGAGACACTCCTGCAAAAAGTGCCTCAAAATATTTAAATCAAATAGAGTCATGCATAAAAAAATTTAACGTAGGCGAAATAGCTTCCATATGCGGAAGATACTGGATAATGGATAGAAATCTTTTATGGGATAGAACAGAAAAAGCATATTCTAATTTGACTGATCCTGATATTCAAATAACAAATATTTCACCCAAAGATTACATAGAAAAAAGTTATGCCAAAAACATAACCGATGAATTTATAGAGCCCATACGAATGTCTGAAAACTATCTTAAAGATGGGGATAGTTTGATTTGCTTTAACTTTCGTCCAGATAGAGCAAGACAAATAGTCAAATCCCTTGCGGTCAAGGAATTCTCAGAGTTTGAAAGAAAAAATTATCCAAATCTAGATTTTGTTACTTTTACTCAATATGATCCAAACTTTCCCGTTAAAGTTGCATTTCCTCCTGAATCACTCAATAATTTCATAGGCCAAATAGTTTCAGAAAACGGGCTTAAACAATACAGAACCGCGGAAACTGAAAAATATCCTCACGTAACATACTTTTTCAATGGAGGAGTTGAAATTCCTTTACCTGGAGAAGAGAGACACTTGGTTCCATCTCCAAGAGTCGCAACTTATGATATGGAACCCGAAATGTCTGCGGAGGAATTAACTAATAGCTGCTCTAAAGCAATTAAAAGCGGAAATTATGCTTTTATTGTAATCAATTTTGCCAATCCTGATATGGTTGGTCATACAGGAAACATGGATGCAACAATTAAAGCTATAGAAAAAGTAGATAAATGTATAGGTCAAATAGTTAATGCTACTGGAGAAATGGGAGGAAGCATTATTATTACAGCCGATCATGGTAACGCAGAGGTAATGAAAGGATCTGAAGGAGAACCATGGACAGCACACACAACAAATAAAGTTCCATTAATTTTGATTGAAGGTGAAAAAAGAAAAATACCAAATATGGGAAATGAAATTAATTTAAGAGAAAACGCTGGCTTAGCAGATATTGCCCCCACTTTATTGCAATTATTAAATCTACCAATACCAAGAGAAATGACAGGCAAAACGCTTATTCAAGAAATTGAATTAAAGGGTTATAATAAGGTCGTTCAACACGTTTAA
- the secG gene encoding preprotein translocase subunit SecG, which produces MIQIISWIWVFSGVILILLVLLHSPKGDGMGGIAASGSSMFNSASSAEASLNKITWTFLVIFLSLAIILSAGWIS; this is translated from the coding sequence ATGATTCAAATTATTAGTTGGATTTGGGTATTTTCGGGAGTTATTCTCATCTTATTAGTTTTACTTCATAGTCCCAAAGGTGATGGAATGGGAGGAATAGCGGCCAGTGGAAGCTCTATGTTCAACAGCGCAAGTAGTGCAGAAGCCTCTCTAAACAAAATAACTTGGACTTTTTTAGTGATATTTTTGTCTCTGGCAATTATTCTTAGCGCTGGTTGGATTTCATAA
- the groL gene encoding chaperonin GroEL (60 kDa chaperone family; promotes refolding of misfolded polypeptides especially under stressful conditions; forms two stacked rings of heptamers to form a barrel-shaped 14mer; ends can be capped by GroES; misfolded proteins enter the barrel where they are refolded when GroES binds), translated as MAKRIIYNEQARRALERGIDILAESVAVTLGPKGRNVVLEKKFGAPQIINDGVTIAKEIELEDHIENTGVALIRQAASKTNDAAGDGTTTATVLAHAMVKAGLRNVAAGANAITLKKGIDKATDFLVGKIQENSKPISDSNAIAQCGTIAAGNDEEVGQMIANAMDKVGKEGVISLEEGKSMTTELEVTEGMRFDKGYISPYFATDTERMEAVLDEPYILLTDKKIALVQDLVPVLEQIAKTGKPLVIIAEDIEKEALATLVVNRLRGVLNVAAVKAPGFGDRRKAMLEDMAVLTNGQLITEDAGLKLESATIDMLGTGRRITINKETTTIVAEGNEQAVKARCDQIKKQMDETDSSYDKEKLQERLAKLAGGVAVIKVGAATETEMKDKKLRLEDAINATKAAVEEGIVPGGGTTLAHLSPILKEWADKNLEGEELIGANIVEASLTAPLMRIAENAGSNGAVIAENVKTKPFNDGFNAATGEYVDMSSAGIVDPAKVTRSGLQNAASIAGMVLTTECIVADLPEKKDSAAPAGAPGMGGDFDY; from the coding sequence ATGGCTAAAAGAATTATTTACAATGAGCAAGCTCGTAGAGCGCTCGAGAGAGGAATTGATATCCTTGCTGAGTCTGTAGCTGTAACGCTTGGACCAAAAGGAAGAAATGTTGTACTAGAGAAAAAATTTGGTGCTCCACAAATCATTAATGATGGTGTCACAATCGCTAAAGAAATCGAATTAGAGGACCACATTGAAAATACAGGTGTTGCTTTAATTAGACAAGCTGCATCAAAAACTAATGATGCAGCTGGCGATGGTACCACAACAGCCACTGTTTTAGCTCATGCAATGGTTAAAGCAGGGTTGAGAAACGTTGCTGCAGGGGCTAATGCAATTACCTTGAAAAAGGGAATTGACAAAGCGACTGATTTTCTAGTTGGTAAAATTCAAGAGAATTCCAAGCCTATTAGCGATAGCAATGCTATAGCTCAATGTGGCACTATTGCTGCTGGAAATGACGAAGAAGTTGGTCAAATGATTGCCAATGCTATGGATAAAGTTGGTAAAGAAGGTGTTATCTCCTTAGAAGAAGGAAAATCAATGACTACTGAATTAGAAGTTACTGAGGGGATGCGCTTTGATAAAGGCTATATTTCACCTTACTTCGCAACAGATACAGAGAGAATGGAGGCTGTTTTAGATGAACCCTATATCCTTCTGACTGATAAAAAAATTGCTTTAGTTCAAGATTTAGTACCCGTTCTGGAACAAATAGCTAAAACTGGTAAACCACTAGTCATTATTGCAGAAGATATCGAAAAAGAGGCCTTAGCAACTCTTGTCGTTAACCGATTACGAGGTGTGTTAAATGTTGCTGCAGTAAAAGCTCCTGGTTTTGGAGATAGAAGAAAAGCAATGCTTGAAGATATGGCCGTTTTAACCAATGGTCAACTTATTACTGAAGATGCCGGCTTGAAATTGGAGAGTGCCACCATAGATATGCTCGGAACTGGTAGAAGAATAACTATCAATAAAGAAACTACAACTATTGTGGCTGAAGGTAATGAGCAAGCAGTTAAAGCTAGATGTGATCAAATTAAGAAGCAAATGGATGAAACAGATTCCTCATATGATAAAGAAAAGCTTCAAGAACGTCTTGCTAAATTAGCTGGAGGTGTAGCTGTGATTAAGGTTGGGGCTGCTACTGAGACTGAGATGAAGGATAAAAAGCTTCGTCTTGAGGATGCTATTAATGCAACAAAAGCAGCTGTTGAGGAAGGAATTGTACCTGGAGGAGGAACAACTCTAGCTCATTTATCTCCTATTCTAAAAGAATGGGCAGATAAAAATTTAGAAGGAGAGGAATTAATTGGAGCTAATATTGTTGAAGCTTCACTTACTGCTCCTCTTATGAGAATCGCTGAGAATGCAGGTTCTAATGGAGCTGTGATTGCTGAAAATGTAAAAACTAAACCATTTAATGATGGCTTCAATGCTGCTACTGGAGAATATGTAGATATGTCATCAGCTGGTATAGTTGATCCTGCAAAAGTTACACGTTCAGGATTACAAAATGCAGCTTCAATCGCAGGGATGGTTCTAACCACCGAATGCATAGTTGCAGATTTACCTGAGAAAAAAGATTCAGCTGCTCCAGCAGGAGCTCCTGGTATGGGCGGCGACTTTGATTACTAA
- the groES gene encoding co-chaperone GroES yields the protein MAAVSLTVSTVKPLGDRIFIKVSASEEKTAGGILLPDSAKEKPQVGEVAQVGPGKLNDDGSRQTPEVSIGDKVLYSKYAGTDIKLGGDEYVLLSEKDILAVVS from the coding sequence ATGGCAGCTGTTTCACTTACAGTCTCTACAGTAAAACCACTGGGAGATAGAATATTTATTAAAGTTTCCGCATCTGAGGAAAAAACTGCTGGGGGCATTCTTTTGCCTGATTCAGCTAAAGAAAAACCACAGGTTGGAGAAGTTGCTCAGGTGGGCCCTGGCAAACTTAATGACGATGGTTCTCGACAAACTCCAGAAGTGAGTATTGGCGATAAAGTTTTGTACAGCAAATATGCTGGCACAGACATTAAATTGGGAGGAGATGAATATGTCTTGCTCTCAGAAAAGGATATTTTAGCTGTAGTAAGCTAA